One window of Leucoraja erinacea ecotype New England chromosome 14, Leri_hhj_1, whole genome shotgun sequence genomic DNA carries:
- the LOC129703806 gene encoding putative coiled-coil domain-containing protein 195 yields MDSNKRLKQMIKEMRSDMKKLESENKALRVKLSQNGKRAETLDEATICALHQQLRSEEALTHANLRRNISAPVLEGEARGNTMTVRRYSISSLHAFTVGNKRHKSPDQNRTHQRSRQEGPESTTVIHPYTTMKVTKGQGVPDELLETKSPEGKQPQDTPLQEYVPKCKYKMKSVTFLLPVDVVPHSEDQDSSWYTGYQNCAQLPPIQEIDY; encoded by the exons ATGGACAGCAACAAGCGCCTCAAGCAAATGATCAAGGAGATGCGCTCTGACATGAAGAAACTGGAGTCGGAAAACAAAGCGCTCCGAGTCAAGTTAAGCCAGAACGGGAAGCGAGCTGAAACGCTGGATGAGGCCACTATATGCGCGCTGCACCAGCAGCTGAGATCCGAGGAGGCTTTAACCCACGCTAACCTGCGCAGGAACATCTCCGCCCCCGTTCTCGAAGGAGAAGCCAGAG GTAACACAATGACAGTGCGACGCTATTCCATATCGTCTTTACACGCCTTCACTGTCGGTAACAAACGTCATAAATCTCCAGATCAAAATCGAACCCATCAAAGGAGCAGGCAAGAGGGGCCAGAATCAACTACAGTGATTCACCCTTACACAACAATGAAAGTCACAAAAGGCCAAGGAGTTCCTGATGAACTGTTGGAGACGAAGAGCCCTGAAGGAAAACAACCTCAAGATACACCGTTACAGGAATATGTACCTAAGTGCAA GTATAAAATGAAGTCTGTAACATTTCTTTTGCCTGTGGACGTTGTACCTCATTCTGAAGATCAAGACTCATCATGGTATACAGGGTATCAGAATTGTGCACAGCTGCCTCCTATTCAAGAAATCGACTACTGA